Sequence from the Lysobacter capsici genome:
AGGCTGCGAGGTCTAAGCGGGCGGGGGCTTCGGCCCCGACGCTTTTCGATCGGATCGGGATCGCACTGTGAAGTTTCGAGCGACCTGAGCCAACAGCGCCGGGGTTCAAGCCCCTCCCACTGAGACCTCGCACAAACACCTCATACCAACCACTCGCATACCCGATGAACTCACCGGTCGGGCCGACGGCCACTACGTCGGCCGTCGGCACCGCCCGCTCGTTCCCTCACACCGGTCCGTTCGGCAAAATCAGAATCTTGCCGTCGCGCTCGCCGGCCGCCGCGGCCGCAACCGCGTCCTTGATCTGGTCGAGCCCATAGGTCGCCTGCACCCGCGCCTGCAACTGCCCGCTGGCGACGCGCTGGGCGATCTCGCCGAACACTTCCGCGCGTCGCGCCGGGCTCGCCTGCTGGAACCAGCGCGACAGCCAGAACCCGCGCAGGCTCACGTCGCGGAACACGAACGAGGCCGGCGAGATCGAACACGCCTCGCCGCTCATCGCGCCGTAGTTGACCACGACGCCGCCCTCGCCCAAGGACTGCGCGATGTGCTGGGTCGACACCCCGCCGACCGCGTCGATGCCGAGCTTGATCGGCGCCTTGTCCGCCGCTTCGCGCGCGCGCTTGCCCAGGTCGTCGCCGTCGACCAGCACCACGTCGGCGCCGGCCGCGCGCACCGCCTCGACCGCCGACTCGCGCCGCACCACGTTGATCGTGCGCAGCCCGCGCGATTTCGCGATCTGGATCAGATAGGTGCCGACCGCCGAATTGGCCGCGTTCTGGATCACCCAGTCGCCCGGCTGCAGGTCGACGAATTCGCTGAGCATCAGCAGCGCGGTCGGCGGATTGATCGTGATCATCGCCAGTTGCTTGGGATCGGCGCCGTCGGGCAAGGCGATCAGGTGCTTGGCGGTGCCGACCATATGCGTGGCCCAACTGCCGCCCTGGATCGGCAGCAGCACGGTCTGGCCGACCTTGAGCTGGGTCACCTCCGGTCCGAGCTCGGCGATCCGGCCGACGCCCTCGTTGCCGCCGACCGCCGGCAACGGCGGCAGCAGGCCGTATTCGCCGGTCAGGGTCAGCACATCGGAGGGGTTGA
This genomic interval carries:
- a CDS encoding zinc-dependent alcohol dehydrogenase family protein; this encodes MKKAQYTQRGPVPQDVIEAVEFQTPPLSAGQVLIEVLAAPINPSDVLTLTGEYGLLPPLPAVGGNEGVGRIAELGPEVTQLKVGQTVLLPIQGGSWATHMVGTAKHLIALPDGADPKQLAMITINPPTALLMLSEFVDLQPGDWVIQNAANSAVGTYLIQIAKSRGLRTINVVRRESAVEAVRAAGADVVLVDGDDLGKRAREAADKAPIKLGIDAVGGVSTQHIAQSLGEGGVVVNYGAMSGEACSISPASFVFRDVSLRGFWLSRWFQQASPARRAEVFGEIAQRVASGQLQARVQATYGLDQIKDAVAAAAAGERDGKILILPNGPV